From the genome of Spinacia oleracea cultivar Varoflay chromosome 2, BTI_SOV_V1, whole genome shotgun sequence, one region includes:
- the LOC110784720 gene encoding wax ester synthase/diacylglycerol acyltransferase 11 — translation MEGVIRRRKKGIIKPIKINKGIMMLEDNERDEPLSPSSVMFHKPNFNIHILAIMGCKTTIDLELCKAKLPFTLLKHPRFSSVVVGDLSKGEELRWVRTKVDLDKHIIVPNIHQENIESPDKYVEDYIYNLSKTTLDKSRPLWDIHVLHLKLSKDVKALAIFRIHHSLGDGTSLISLLMALTRKTSDANSLPTIPVQKVYEEDDDNGRKWLIWRWVLELWWVLKLSWNTLMDVLIFVATALFLKDNALLKSSTKGGSVNKPRRIVYKIFSLDDMKLVKNAIDGTINDVALGITEAGLSRYLNRKYGINVDDHIRLRSVLLINIRPTGGIQALADMMEKDTEVKWGNSLGYVLLPFTIGLRDDPLDYIRKAKAKVDRKKHSLEVLYTYFIAEVVMKLFGNKFASKVSDRINAHTTIAFSNLVGPLEEIGFYGHPLAFLAPSSYGQPHELMINFQSYTNKMTLVLAVDEDVVPDPHQLCDDIVESLKQVKDAVITKGLVKDFAVPNGNPTAHQ, via the exons aTGGAGGGTGTAATTAGGAGGAGAAAGAAAGGGATAATAAAACCAATTAAGATTAATAAAGGGATAATGATGTTGGAAGATAATGAAAGAGATGAGCCATTAAGTCCATCATCTGTTATGTTTCATAAGCCTAACTTCAATATTCATATTTTGGCAATTATGGGttgtaaaactacaattgatcTTGAGCTTTGTAAGGCCAAACTTCCCTTCACTCTTCTCAAGCATCCTCGTTTCTCTAGTGTTGTG GTAGGGGATCTAAGTAAAGGAGAAGAATTGAGATGGGTGAGAACAAAAGTAGACTTAGACAAACACATTATAGTTCCAAACATACACCAAGAAAACATAGAATCACCAGACAAGTATGTGGAAGACTACATATACAACCTCAGCAAAACAACCTTAGACAAATCAAGACCACTTTGGGACATCCATGTCCTTCATCTTAAGCTCTCTAAAGATGTCAAGGCCCTTGCAATATTTCGTATTCATCACTCACTCGGCGATGGCACGTCTCTAATCTCTCTATTAATGGCCCTTACGCGTAAGACCTCTGATGCCAACTCCTTGCCAACTATTCCTGTTCAAAAGGTGTACGAAGAGGATGATGATAATGGTCGCAAATGGTTGATTTGGAGATGGGTTTTGGAATTATGGTGGGTGTTGAAGTTGTCTTGGAATACTTTGATGGATGTGTTGATTTTTGTAGCAACCGCGCTTTTTTTGAAGGATAATGCTCTTCTTAAGAGTTCTACAAAAGGAGGAAGTGTGAATAAACCAAGGCGCATTGTTTACAAGATATTTAGCCTTGATGATATGAAATTGGTGAAGAATGCAATTGATGGT ACCATCAATGATGTCGCACTTGGAATCACAGAAGCTGGTTTATCTCGATATCTTAACAGGAAATATG GAATCAATGTAGACGATCACATTCGTCTTAGATCAGTTCTTCTAATCAACATACGACCAACCGGAGGAATACAA GCTCTAGCTGATATGATGGAGAAAGATACAGAGGTAAAATGGGGGAATTCATTAGGGTATGTACTCCTTCCATTTACCATTGGATTACGTGATGATCCTTTAGATTACATCCGAAAAGCCAAGGCTAAGGTTGATAGAAAGAAGCATTCACTAGAGGTGTTGTACACATATTTCATTGCTGAAGTTGTAATGAAGTTGTTTGGTAATAAGTTTGCTAGCAAAGTAAGTGATCGAATCAACGCTCATACAACCATCGCCTTCTCCAATTTAGTTGGACCTTTGGAAGAGATTGGTTTTTATGGCCACCCTTTGGCTTTTCTTGCTCCTTCTTCATATGGTCAACCTCAT GAATTGATGATTAACTTTCAAAGTTATACAAACAAGATGACATTAGTTCTGGCTGTTGATGAAGATGTTGTTCCAGATCCTCATCAATTGTGTGATGATATTGTTGAATCCCTCAAACAAGTGAAAGATGCTGTTATAACAAAAGGCCTTGTTAAAGACTTTGCTGTACCAAATGGGAACCCAACTGCACATCAATGA